CTTTGCCGCTCATGTCATAGGTGATGACCAGCGGCCACTTGCCCAAAATCAGCCGAGCCAGAACGCGGACCTTCATGGCCCGCGCCGCGTCGCAAAAGATGATGATCCGGTCTGGCCGCAACCTCTTTTCCGCCATGACTTTTCGCGCGCCATGGAGATTCTCGGCCGTGGTCCTGGCGGATTCGTCCAAATGGATGGGCTGAAATACTTTTTGCGACCGCAAGTACTCGGCTATCACACTCGCCTCGCTTTTGCCCGGCGCCGACCTTTTGTTCG
The genomic region above belongs to Candidatus Bipolaricaulota bacterium and contains:
- a CDS encoding ElyC/SanA/YdcF family protein, translated to MKSIAIVMGYGCHLSDDLKRYLDMVANFARYNSLAAIICSGGFTNKRSAPGKSEASVIAEYLRSQKVFQPIHLDESARTTAENLHGARKVMAEKRLRPDRIIIFCDAARAMKVRVLARLILGKWPLVITYDMSGKVIEWFKQTLLATPLDVIGLHVPAVREAMLARRRKIMEES